ACTTTCTAGCCTATAAACCACTTTTTTTAGGAATGGAATAAAGTATCATTCTATATTCAGAATCCTTGAAGATTTGTTGTCTGAGTTGTAAATTGCACATGATGTTTTAGGTGGCACGTGTTTATTTCCATTGAAAGAACTTGTTCTATTTTTGAGGAAGCAAAAAAACTTGTAAGACATCAAATGTTTCTTGCAAAACAATTCGatgaaataaatgttaatgaATCAGAAACATGTGAATTGTATTTCATTCAAAATTAATGGGTTTAAATATGAAAAGAGTGAAGTGCTTGGGGGAAGGAGTATGGCAAGGCGGGACATGTTTTCATCAGTCTTGGATTCTTGAAAAACAGCCTAATACTCTGAATTCAACCTCATTTTCTCTTAAACCTAATGATGGAGGTCCAGAATGAGAGGATAATATGAAAATTCACTTTATAGCTTTATCTGGCTCCAATTATAATGCAGGCATTAAACATCGCCACTGTGCAATCCTTCAAAAGCACTTTCAATGTGAAGTCTgtggtttttctattttctttctgtaacGATGCTGAAAGTATATTTTTTCCCATAGAACAGCATGTAAAGTTTTCAGACTCATACATCAACTTCATATTTATTTCCCCTTTCTAAATGAAGATGATCAGATCTAAATGGAAAACACGTGAGGGCTGAATGTGTACAACATATGGGGGGAGGGAAGGCAAGGGcagtggaagaaacagaaagggagaaagaaaaggggaaggaaCAATCGGTGCTCACACAGGCCCGCAAACCTCATTTCAAGAGTAAAACACTCAAACCACACTAATGATTTGAGTCACAAAAATTTATCACATAGTTTTATCTTCACATCATTTTTGCTTGCTTAAAAACAACTAcataacttctttttattttttgtatattttgattaAATAGATAACCATGCATTACTCTGAAagtcagggggaaaaaaggaactatagaaggcaaaataaaagacTCACAAATAAGTATCCCTGTCAACGTGCCTCAAAATCGGATTATGTTTGATGTGTGACATTTCAGCAGTTCAGTTCTCAGTCTCTGAAAACAGGGGCATTTTAAGTGTTCCAATAACTTCCAAGAGGCAAGGAGTACAAAACTAGAGAATATACTCTTATTTTTGGAGATAATGTATGACACACGTACGTAGCCTTCTGAACGTACACCTGGTAGAGAATTGTATCAAAGGAAGTCCCTTCTGTGTAAATTGAAGATGCGACAGCCTGTTGGGCTATTTTTGTACTCAAGGAGTCTGCTTTTTTGTCTCCTGAGAACATGACCATGTGATTGGACCTCAGCATCTCTCTGGCCACTCAGAACTCTGCTGCTGCTCATCGCCGAGTTTGGAACAAGGACTCCGCTCCTTGATTTCTTCATGCCAAATAGTTCATTGCCTCAAACCGTTCTGGAAGTGGTTCCCCTCCTTGCTCCTCAGAGGCAGGAATTGTGAAGAGTCactcttaaaatatttgttcCATAATTGGGCAGGAGATGTGTTTTAGCTTCTGGCACGGCCTTTGTGGTTTTGTTTAACCTTCCTTCATCCTAGTTTAGCAGATGAACAACAGAATGGCTGGGCTGTTCATTTACACCTTAAATCAGTGACAAGACAACAACTACGACTGTTTCTGAGCCTCCCAATAATGCAAAGTCTAAATCCTAACTTCAAAGTGTGTCCATGAAAATATGTGAATAGTGTCAACTTTATCTTTGTAACCATCGACAGTTTATATTTATACGGTCCTCACTTATGTCAGTGTCACTACGTGGAGCATTATTGCAATGGTGTCTTTCCTTTGGAGAGGACACACTGTGATTTATTTTCCATCGTGGTTTGCTGCAGTAGTTTTCCTAAGCGTTACCAGGTCTAATCTTTGCTTTTGATGTTGTTCCCTTTCGTGCCAGGCCTACCCCTGCAGCAGTGACAAGGAATGTGAGGTGGGGAGATactgccacagtccccaccaagGATCGTCGGCCTGCATGGTGTGTCGAAGGAAAAAGAAGCGCTGCCACAGAGACGGCATGTGCTGTCCGGGTGCCCGCTGCAACAATGGTGAGATGGCGCTGGGTGTGGACGGGCCGCAGGAGGCCTAGCCAGCAAGTAGGCTCGTTCTGCTTAGGCAGACCCCTGGAACGTAAGGAGCATTTCACAGCTGGCAGGGATTGGATCATGGTTTAGACTTGTGTTCGGTTACcttgatcacctcccaaatattAGTTTTCCTGGGCTCTGATCATCTTCTGTATTTTACAATCTGCGCTGATCTAGGATTCGTCTCGTTGAAGTGTTGCATATAAATTGCTAGATGTTCTATTCCACTAAACACGTGAGTGAATATATGCAAAAGAACCGAAGAAAGGAACCTGCTGTGATTCAGCAGCACAGCTGTGAGTCTGTCTGCCAGTTTCAGCCCAGTTTCACACCTTGATTGTTAGACTCAGGCGTCCTTCTTTGAAGgctccaccttgtggcacactcaGTTGGTGATGGAGGGATTGGCTCCTCCAAAAGGAAACACAGGAGTCCGTTCCCCAGCCTTTCCATAAGCATGGCTTCACCCAATCTCAATGAACACAGGCAGACAATCAATGTGAATGATGAAATGAAGAACCCCAGACGACACATGGTCAAACCGTTCAATAGTTGCAGAAGGTGATCAGAAACATACACTCAGTCATAGAAAGCAACACAATCAGGCTCACATTCCTATACTTGGTCCTGACCTCTGGGCATTGTCCTACTGGAAGTACCTTGTACAGGAGGTGATGGGAAGAAGACTTGTACCATTAGGGATGTTTACGGTGTAGACTAGGATTGTGTTATTGACTGAACAAAGGAACCTGGATCCTGAGGTTGATGTCTGGTCAGTTTTAAAGTACTAATAGCtaatattaatttaatacatGCTTTACTATGTCACTATTCTAAGTACTTCACATGTATTCACAATAACTTAGTGAAATGAATTctagtttttttcctatttttgccCAGGGCCAATTGGTCTTAAAAGAGACAAGATTCAAATCAAGGAAGTCTGGCTTAGGGCCAAACTAGTCAATACtcagtctcaataaatttgtaaataaatgaatggatgaatggatagatagatagatagatagatagatagatagatagatagatggatagatagatgatagctAGACGGCTTCATCCCTCACATCAGGAGAATACTTGGCTAAGAACCACACCTTATAGAACCGAACAAGTCTAACTGCTCACCTGACCATCTCCAGGCATCTGCATCCCGGTCACCGAGAGCATCTTAACCCCTCACATCCCGGCTCTGGATGGCACTCGGCACAGAGATCGAAACCACGGTCATTACTCAAACCACGACTTGGGATGGCAGAACCTAGGAAGACCACACACTAAGATGCCACATATAAAAGGTAGCACTATCTGTAGTCCTgtgtttactttttcttgttttataatgaagtaagagaaaaatacaGACAATTAATTCCAttggttttagaaaaaaaatactagtGAGATACTTTAGTGGCAAGATTTTAACAGAATTtattaattcttaattttgaagATGCTAGAGGTTTCTTAGAGATCTTAAATCCTTAGAAGACATCTATTATGAGAATTGCAGTACCTGATCAAGCATGCCATTTCCTAAACAGGCCTGCTGTTTAGAAGAAATCTCCTCTACCAGCATTTCTGTCACAGATCAAAGGATAAaggattctgaaaaataaatgggaaaatgttcGCTGCTATGTgattaagtcactaagtttttgAGTATCTTTCTCACCTTTGCAgattcagaaattttatttcactaAACAACCAGGTAAACAACTGGATTCCTAAACCAGCTTACCAAAAATAATTGGTTTCTAGTGGGATTATGTATGGCCATAAAAATCCCCTTCCTTGTAGCAAAATATTTGGGAAGCCTGGTCACTAATAGTAAAATTTGAAAGCATGAAACACCTCCATTTTTATAGGAGGCTTTTGCAAGTGTATTTCGTGGAACACTACTCTTTCAAGACATTCTGTGAATAAATGTGCCCTGTGTTCAAGACTTTTGCGATAATGCATCTCCCCAGTTTTGTAACATTATAATAAACATTGGTATGTTAAAGGCTTTGAGAAGAGCAGCAAGGCGGAAAAttgattaacatttttaaaaactttatttcccCAGCTTGCTTGACCACAAAACCATTTCTCCACATTCATGTTCCACAGAGCTAGTTCCTATAGAATATCTGACCTGTTAGTCCAACCTGGAATACTGATGCTCACACGGAGAGTGTAAAGAGATTGACAGTTCCTCATCAGGGATCCTTTGTCTTGTCTGCACTCCCTGAGGGGCTGAGCCCTCCATCCATGTCTCCTCTTTCAACCCACTGGATTCACACACATTTGTTAGTACATGAGTATCCTTCCTTATTCCAACAGATATCTATGTCACAGTACAGTTTCCAGtttactaattatttttatataattgtatGTGCAATATTCTGATGGCAACTAGGAAGAGATCTTATGTCAATGGCGAGTGAACTGTGTCCACATCACACAGTGGGATTGGTGACCTCTGGGAGGACAAACAACCTTTTAGAGCAGGGTTAGGACGCTCCGGCCTGTAAGCCAACTCTGTCCacctgtctgtttttgtaaataatgttttattgtgAAACAGATGTGCCTGTTCTTTTAGGCATTATCTAGAGATGCAAGATAGTGGCAGAACTGAGGAGTTGTGACACAGATCATATGGCCtagaaagcctaaaatatttacagtttgGCTCATGACAGagaagtttgctgaccccctCTTTCTGGGTGCCCTTTGCTGACTTAATCCTTTTTTCTGAATTAAATGCCCGGATTTGTGCTTCCACAGGTTTTTCTGCCGGGTTCTCGGTTGACTGGGGCTGTGTGCTGTGTCTCTGCTCCACCCTGTATTTCCCAGGCTCCCTGTCAGGGGGCTTCTGGCCACATGGGTTTGGCTGTGGTGGGAAcctgagaggcagaggaggggaacAGCCAACACTTAGTCTCCCTGCCTCAGGTAAAGCTCCTGGCAGAGCTGTATCTCCATCTCCTTGGGGCTTCAGCTCCTGCCAAGTGGATCCATTGGGATTCTAGTCCCAGCCCGTGATTCCAGCCCCGGATTCTGGCGTCACTGGCTCCTGCGGATCCCCCAGCCTAAACGTGGGCGTGTCTTCCTGCTGTGCTGCTGTACCATCCTCTGGGACTTCTTAGCCCTGCCACTATCTGTTTTGAACACTcagagtttctgttttcctggctAGACTCTGACTGATGTGCAGTCTTAGGGGTCGCTGAGAATTTCAGCCCTCTCCTGGTTCGCACCTTCCGAGAAAGtatcaaattaattaatttgaaagcaattctttttatttacttatttttcactcacctagttaaaaaaaaaaaaaaacgatgaTCAGGGAAATATCTAAAAGCAGAGCGTGACAAAGTAAAGAGAAGCACAGTCCTAGCTGTTCATTAAACTTCATATTCAGACAGCTAATAATGGAAATAAACAACAATGGATTTACCTGATTATAGGGAGAGCCAATTGATATGAATCCAAGACTTTTCATTATAAATGGTGACAACATGGAAGATAGtacaagtaaaaatattttatgtgcttCTGTTGCAAAGTAGAATTTTTTGTAAAGTGTCATGATAATATCTTTTGGTCACACGTCCGCAGGGCATGACGGAGACCCCTGCCTACGCTCCTCAGACTGCATCGAAGGCTTTTGCTGTGCTCGTCACTTCTGGACCAAAATCTGCAAGCCTGTGCTCCATCAGGGGGAGGTCTGTACCAAACAGCGCAAGAAGGGCTCTCACGGGCTAGAAATCTTCCAGCGGTGTGACTGCGCGAAGGGCCTGTCGTGTAAAGTATGGAAAGATGCCACTTACTCCTCCAAAGCCAGACTCCACGTGTGTCAGAAAATCTGATCACCCCAAGGAGAGGCGCCGTCAGCAGAATGTGAATCTGCATATTCAATGCATCATCGCACGTTGGAAAAGAGGACTTGCATCCCAGGAGAATGGCTAAAGGAACGTGCTGCGAATCTAgagcacagaaagagagaaagaaaaagagaagcaagtgGATGAGAAAGGGTGACGAGCGTAGTACAGCCAGTGTGTTTCCATGATGCAACTTGTTGATGTAAATAATGTACACATTTGTGAAAATGCTGTTCCTGAAAAAAATCACCGCGTGGAAATTAGTGACAGATACTGTGTGACTTTCCAAAAGTTTAGCTTGTGCTGGAGGATGTTTCCTTCAGGTTGGTGATGGCccataaaaataatctaaaagcCGTATTTCTATTCAAACTTACAGTTTAACAAAATACTCCCAGTGTATCTTGTCATATGATAGGCTCTAAAACATGAGAAGAGTTGTTAACTAGGAAATGAAAGCATGGAGCATAGTTAATCTGCAACACAGAATCACCTCTTAACTTGGAGCACTGTGTCTACTGCTCAATTAAAGGGCTTGCTAGACAAGAGAAAAAGCAGTCAgtattttccacatattttcaaaataattgcaGGTCTTTTATCAAGGCCTTTCAAAAAACAACCTTGGTCTTGCTCAAActgcttatttacatttttcaaaaatttaatttcacGTATAATTAATAAGAACTGGTGTAATAAGACAGGAACAGTCCATTCAGATTCGAAAGGAATCACATCGGATCTCTCTTAATTTTATGTGATTCCTACCCTGGATGTCTTTTACTTTCCAAACTATGCCCATTAAGTATGATTAGCACAGAGCAGAATTTTCACAGGTTACAAGTATTTTTAAGATCTTCAAAATAGGTGGGAAACAGAGCTAATAGATGATTATTTTTGAAGGCTTTGGCATTCCCTATGCTTTGGTAGAGTTAGACTGGTGAGTACACACATTCTTTACGTCCTCTGCAGTACAGCAGGGACAGCTGATACAGAGCCTTCAGTTCCGTCTATTCtgcactgaagcagagcaaggcAACGGGAAAGACTGTCAAGGATCCAGGTTTGGGCAACGCATAGATCATAGGTCTGACGTGCAAACCGACTTTGCATAGTTGAAGCCCCTGGCTGCCCAACCTAAATGGAAATTTTCCATGGGATTTGCTATCACAATATTTACTATGCAGATGAGTTCGGTGTGAGGTCACTTGacctcaaaatatttattttatatttttgaggtCCTTAGATAATCTCAGTATGAGGAGGTCTCACGGAATGACCTCCCAGAGTGAGATTCCATCGCCCTCATGAGCTTCTAACCTGCCAATGACACCACCTGATTTTGCTGCACCAATCTCTCTCTCAAACAACTGTTTTATTGCCAAAGATATAGTTTCCGTTTTCCGAAGCCattgagattaaaaaatataaacagaataacTTGTAAAATCTACATATCGCTAATCTATGGAAACCATAGGTTCCAAATTCTTTGAAaccattttattgcttttttacaTTACTCAGTCCTAAATATTACGTCTAAAgcataaagcaaaaaaaaagttatcttgTAGTTGTTACCTTTGAccttttcttttgtattctgCAAGTCACTCCTTAGTTTTCTTTTACTCAGACCCCATCTGCAGTCTCAAACTCAAGGTCTCCCAGCAGAAATTGAAGCTGAGCCCACGTCTATTAAGAATTTCAGCTTCCCACACATATTTACTAGGATGATTAAGACTTACATTTTCCCCACATGTCTGCTAAAGCAACAATTACAAGCTAATCTATCCAAGAAGGAAAGTCTGTACAACAGGTTTCTACAAGCTTGGCAACATGAAAATGGAACATTTCAGTCAAACATTTCCTATATTGCAATTACATTCACAATCTGGTTTCTGCATTATTCCCCTTACGTACATCCcttcaaaaattattatttgaaGTAATTTATTTACAGGAAATGTTAATGAGATGTATTTTCTTATAGAGATATTTCTTACAGAAAGCTTTGTAGCAGAATATATTTGCAGCTATTGACTTTGTAATTTAGGGGAAATgtataataagataaaatatattaaatttttctcctccaaaaatTGAATTCAAATTTCCTTGTGTTTTGCTTATGGGAAAACTTCCACTGAACCATAGATTCTGAGTTCAACTGGACTTGGTCTCATTTTGCAGTCTGCGTAGGAATCCTTTGGACGACACCACCAGGAGATGATCCAAGGCAGTTTACTATTACTGAAGGCAGCCTATTTCATGGCAGGACAGCTGTAATTGatagaaagttattttttcattaaactaAAGGATTCCAGCTTGTATTTTCCACCCATTTATTCTGACTTTGCCTTCTGGAACATCTTGGAACAAGGGCCCAACAAACCTCTTCAAATCTACCTAGCGTATTTCCTGTAGTCTTCTCTCCAggttaaaattttccaaaatagagATGCCAACATGCTTTGGGCATTGTTTCATTCCCCTCTGGCACAAAGAAGCTATAAAATATCTTTAGCCCTGTATGGATACAGGCTGAGTTACGTGGCCTGAGTGAACTCAAATCCACTTTCTGGGAAggtctttctctgcttcctgaaCCCAGAGATGTCAGGAGCATTTGACAAATGGTACGCACCGATTAAGAACCCATGTTGTATGAGAGATGTTAATGGGCTGGAAATGTGGAAAATCAACATTCTGTGCCATAGTGGAATGGATTAAGCATAGCTGTGGCAGTTAAGGAAGCTAAAACAGTCCCATAGCTAGAGGTCAGAAGTGAAGATAGCCCCACTGCTGAAATAATTCCCACATTATTCTAATCCACCACTTAAGTGTATTCTTAAATAGTTATCCATTTCCTCAAATTTAGAACAGCTATATTTCCTAGCTACAGTGTATTTTCAGACTATAACAGTCATgagtgatatttttcttttccactgagCTCAGTGAGATGCTCTGACAAATCATCCTGACTTCCTTTTTAGCCAAGAAACAAAATATGCTATCGCAGACTTAGGAGTTGAAGGATGAAACAATCAGTTATACTTTTCTCCTCCCCCAAACTCAGGCCATTTGAGAAAAAGGTTAAGAAAGAAAGGTAGATGACAGATGACCTTATGGCTGACAAAGTTAATACTGGAGAATATGGTGTGTATCTGTGGACAAGAGCACACCAGGAAGGGACAGACTCTATGCCCATTCCCAGGCAACACCAGACAGCATCGGTGCTACCGGTGGGAGCTGCCCTGTAAACTGTGCAACGTGGATGAGCAGAACAGAAATGACACACTTTCTTCTGGGAGTTAGTGCCAAAGAAGAATGGCAGGGAACAGAGAACCATGCCTTTCTCATTCAAGAATCTCATTTGAAATTCTCCAAAACTGGTGCTTCATATCCCATAAGAGGAGTGAGGAATGGAGTAAGACAAGGACTATCATACACTCTGCATTAAACTAACattaagaactagaaaaaaagaaccttCCCATGTCATCACCCAGATCTTTATATTCTTAACCCATTTTACATATCCATTTGTCTAGATGCCCCACTTTTGAATATAAATTCTCTCCATTAAAAAATCCCTAGGAGAAATTAAAGTACAAAATTTAAATCCTCTCACATGTTAAAGTCAAAATAAGTTGAAGTCTCAATCATCCTCCCAATGCCAGCTGCTCCTTCTTTGTGGGTCCTCTCAGGACTAGCAGTGGGCAATTTAGATTTTGTCTCTAAAAGATTGCAAAATGGATGAAAATAGTTCACTAATTCAATCGATTTCAAGACCACACTACAGTCAGGACTGGAAAatcactcctttctctttttaccaTCCCAAATTACACCCATCATATTACTGAACACAGTCTCTCAGAGGTTTTGCAGTGAGATTAAATGACACACTGGGCATCtgataataaaaagtaaaaaagcacTTCCATCATAAAATTTCAACAATACAGCAATGCCCCAATTTTGAATATAAATCCTGTCCATTAAAAAATTCCTAGGAGAAATTAAAGTAcaaaatttaaatcttcttaCATGTTAAAGTCAAAATAAGTTGAAGTCCAAAGAAATCAAAGTCTGTATTTATTAGCTTCCTCTTTAGAATGAGGagtccaaagaaattgaaattcaaAATCCTCAAGTTAATGCCTACAGTTTTCCTCCCTTGTCGTATTTTCCGCTCCGTCTCCGCCGGGGGACTCTTGACACCTGGAGGAAGCGTGTCTCCTTCACCCGCCACGGCCTGGACAGCGTCTCACTGGAATGAGAGGCTTCATTTTTAATAAAGGCCAATGAATTTTTAGGACACACAAGATTAACTGAAAGATGTCACCACATTTAGAAAGCAAGCCAGTCTCCAGCTCTCAGAGCAGATATCTCAAGCAATGTGCTGTTAACATATCTAGGGCACAGTATTGTCAAAAACCATGCCAGAGATGCTTGGAACCTGAGCGAAGGAAAATAGAtggagaaaatctttgtttttgctttgctaAAAATGTCAACCAATCCAAATCAATTGTCTGGAAACCCATGACCTATGAACTTAAACTTACTTTGGAAAAGTGTCCAACCAAGATGTTAGATATGGCATAATATTTTACCATACGGTAGAGTGGGAGGAGAATCCACCTATGCATTCCATCTATCTAAAATCCCATCATTTTAGAGAGTGAGTTGTATTAGAGGCATTGCTGCCTTCATGTAAAACTGATCAGGTGTAGAAATCAGCCATGACATTAGCCTCACTGGGGCTTCTTTCTTAAGCACCTAGCATATTCAAAGCATCACCAGTGCCTCACTGAGAATAGGTTTGGTCTGGAGATGTGgcctccacagcatcttgcaagCTGACTGTTTTTAGGGGTGCCACAGTGGCTGCTTCCACTGCTTCATGCTGTGGAATTACTTATACCCTCACCCTGCATTTGTTTTAGATGTAGAAGCGCATCAACAGATTCCTGAAATAAAATTGCTATTGATCTTTCTGAAAACTATTTTAGCAAATGGTGCCCAGGAGCCCATGAGACACTCCCAACTTCCATTCCCTCACTGAACACATACTCACTGAGAGCAACTTCTACGCCCTAGGCAGCCTTGTAGGCTCAGTAAGTAGAAGCAGAGAACCAAACCAATAAAGTCCATCCTCTCATTGTGTTTACATTCCAGTTGTTTTTTAGGGCAATAGCTAGGAggcagaaaaataactaaaaaacagTTCAACGAATAGTACGGGAGACAGAGATGAACACTATGAAGAAGACTGACGCAGGTAAAGGAACAGAGGGAGATGATCGTGCTGTTTCAGATTCTGGgtcagggaacatctcttagggGAGGAAAATATGAGCATGaacctgaatgaagtgagggGGTGGTGATGGAAAGTTCCGGAGAAACAGTGGCACAGGAAGAAGAGCAAGTGCAAACTTGACCATGGGAAGGAGCTGAGGGGGAAATgggtgggatggggaagggggcgacgtaggagatgaggtcagagaaggaGCTGGGTCAGGTGGTATAGAACATCAATTGACGGTCAGAAGTGTTCTATTTTGAAACAGATGGATGGCAAGACCTTCTGAGCATGGGGGTAGCATGAGCTGAGCATGATCACCAGGGCGCTGTGCGGAGAGCAGGCTGTAGGGAGTCCAGGGAAGGACCACTGGCAGCTTAGACTAGCGAGGTGAGGTGGAAGCATGAGGAATCAGTGGGTTCAGGGTATGCTGGAGGGGGAGCCAACTGGATTTGCTGTTGCACTGGATGTGGGTTGTGAGAAAAAGAGCAGAATCTCTCCAGCCTGGCATGAGGAtcagaaacacagaaagagaaactgtggagaagaaaaa
The genomic region above belongs to Equus caballus isolate H_3958 breed thoroughbred chromosome 2, TB-T2T, whole genome shotgun sequence and contains:
- the DKK2 gene encoding dickkopf-related protein 2, producing MAALMRSKDSSRCLLLLAAVLMVESSQLGSSRAKLNSIKSSLGGETPAQAANRSAGTYQGLAFGGSKKGKNPGQAYPCSSDKECEVGRYCHSPHQGSSACMVCRRKKKRCHRDGMCCPGARCNNGICIPVTESILTPHIPALDGTRHRDRNHGHYSNHDLGWQNLGRPHTKMPHIKGHDGDPCLRSSDCIEGFCCARHFWTKICKPVLHQGEVCTKQRKKGSHGLEIFQRCDCAKGLSCKVWKDATYSSKARLHVCQKI